From Anopheles coluzzii chromosome 3, AcolN3, whole genome shotgun sequence, the proteins below share one genomic window:
- the LOC120955261 gene encoding WAP four-disulfide core domain protein 12 isoform X2, with product MAKLMVVALALALCVVLVSASGDECPLASKVGSCSPTCLTDRDCADIGGKCCSNACNRKSCVERSKLKQGSNKFDEIDRLGADY from the exons ATGG CAAAACTTATGGTAGTTGCCCTGGCCCTTGCGCTGTGCGTCGTGCTTGTGAGTGCTT ctggcGATGAGTGTCCACTCGCGTCCAAAGTTGGCTCCTGCTCACCGACCTGCCTGACCGATCGGGACTGTGCCGACATCGGTGGCAAGTGTTGCTCCAACGCCTGCAATCGCAAATCCTGCGTCGAGCGAAGCAAACTGAAGCAGGGCAGCAACAAGT TTGACGAGATTGACCGTTTAGGGGCAGATTACTAA
- the LOC120955261 gene encoding uncharacterized protein LOC120955261 isoform X1, whose translation MAKLMVVALALALCVVLVSASGDECPLASKVGSCSPTCLTDRDCADIGGKCCSNACNRKSCVERSKLKQGSNKYGSNSGSGSYCGSTKCNSFEKCGVDPSSKKPKCVRA comes from the exons ATGG CAAAACTTATGGTAGTTGCCCTGGCCCTTGCGCTGTGCGTCGTGCTTGTGAGTGCTT ctggcGATGAGTGTCCACTCGCGTCCAAAGTTGGCTCCTGCTCACCGACCTGCCTGACCGATCGGGACTGTGCCGACATCGGTGGCAAGTGTTGCTCCAACGCCTGCAATCGCAAATCCTGCGTCGAGCGAAGCAAACTGAAGCAGGGCAGCAACAAGT ATGGTTCCAACTCCGGTTCGGGCTCGTACTGTGGCAGCACCAAGTGCAACTCGTTCGAGAAGTGTGGCGTCGATCCATCCTCCAAGAAGCCGAAGTGTGTCCGTGCGTAA